One window of Novipirellula aureliae genomic DNA carries:
- a CDS encoding S1C family serine protease has product MINDFIFYPFIKTFRKKGFRLSLSLYRTNKPSPPFAGTPLKGAHLNGGITRSICALFWILFILSAPNSKLAVGQDFPGNGSTAGTRVSLPAELEPLLAAGGVPQTLEQLRVLEKQQQRVANLAAKCTVSVQIGSAQGCGVIVSDSGYILTAAHVAMRPNKTAVIKLSDGRIVTATTRGLYRSVDAGLIKINEGQDGGAGWPHATLGDSNNLKPGMWCIASGHPGGYDRGRGPVTRVGRILAVENDKIVTDCALIGGDSGGPLFDIEGRLIAVHSRIGNDVADNLHIPINHYDVNWKRLAAGESWGYLDGFKPMLGVSGNQSTGVAEVLKVAPGSPADDADIRVGDTIQRFGDVPITDFHSLTKAVSDTMPGERVEVWLRRNNQSLRKVVEIGRVE; this is encoded by the coding sequence ATGATCAACGACTTCATTTTCTACCCGTTTATCAAAACCTTCCGCAAAAAAGGATTTCGATTGAGTTTGTCATTGTATCGTACTAACAAACCGTCGCCACCGTTCGCTGGGACACCGTTAAAGGGGGCACATTTAAATGGGGGAATAACTCGTTCGATTTGTGCTCTTTTCTGGATCCTGTTCATTCTTTCAGCGCCAAATTCCAAATTGGCGGTCGGCCAAGATTTTCCAGGCAATGGCTCCACCGCAGGGACTCGCGTATCCCTACCTGCTGAGCTCGAACCATTGCTGGCTGCAGGCGGCGTTCCCCAAACCCTTGAACAGCTGCGAGTTCTCGAAAAGCAACAGCAACGGGTGGCCAACTTGGCCGCGAAATGCACCGTCAGTGTCCAAATCGGTTCGGCACAGGGTTGTGGCGTCATCGTTTCCGATTCAGGGTACATTTTAACAGCTGCTCATGTTGCCATGCGTCCCAACAAAACCGCGGTCATAAAATTGTCGGACGGACGGATCGTGACGGCAACGACGCGTGGGCTATACCGCAGTGTCGATGCGGGACTCATCAAAATAAACGAGGGACAAGACGGTGGTGCCGGATGGCCTCACGCGACCCTTGGCGACAGCAATAACCTGAAGCCCGGAATGTGGTGCATCGCCTCGGGGCACCCCGGCGGGTACGACCGTGGACGGGGCCCGGTAACCCGGGTGGGAAGGATATTGGCAGTCGAGAACGACAAGATCGTCACCGATTGTGCATTGATTGGAGGCGATAGTGGCGGCCCTCTCTTCGATATTGAAGGTCGTTTGATCGCAGTGCATAGCCGAATCGGAAACGACGTGGCGGACAATTTGCACATCCCAATCAACCACTACGACGTGAATTGGAAACGACTCGCCGCAGGAGAATCTTGGGGTTACCTTGATGGCTTCAAACCAATGCTCGGTGTCTCGGGAAACCAATCAACCGGAGTCGCCGAAGTGCTAAAGGTTGCGCCGGGATCGCCTGCCGATGATGCGGATATTCGCGTTGGCGATACCATCCAACGTTTTGGTGATGTGCCTATCACCGATTTCCACTCGCTGACCAAGGCGGTATCCGATACGATGCCGGGCGAACGAGTCGAAGTGTGGTTGCGTCGTAATAACCAAAGTCTTAGAAAAGTTGTTGAAATTGGTAGAGTGGAGTAA
- a CDS encoding MBL fold metallo-hydrolase: protein MLTRKPIYPGVIELNFQAGEVLGCNVYLVYDQDEWLLIDIGYEETVEDFVEIIRLIDFPLSRCKTVVATHADVDHIQGLAKIKQILKTTATGHPNAVQPLRTGDTLVTLAEIKAQNLHLTMPPVEIEHEVNDGDILRVGKLELEVWHTPGHTNSQLAFRHGDLLLSGDNIYRDGCIGAIAAHHGSDIKAFIQSLERIRDSDVKWLAPSHGPIFAKDNDFLNRTIDRVRGYLQMADFGTLAESWPLMDQWDDEVAKGILPEGLAGS, encoded by the coding sequence ATGCTTACTCGAAAACCGATTTATCCAGGTGTCATTGAACTCAACTTTCAGGCCGGAGAAGTGCTCGGATGCAACGTTTATTTGGTGTATGATCAAGACGAGTGGCTACTTATTGATATTGGGTATGAGGAAACCGTAGAAGATTTCGTTGAAATCATTCGCCTAATCGATTTCCCGCTTTCTCGTTGTAAAACCGTCGTTGCCACCCATGCAGATGTGGATCACATCCAAGGTTTGGCAAAGATTAAGCAGATTCTCAAGACGACCGCGACGGGACACCCCAATGCCGTTCAGCCGCTTCGAACCGGTGATACGTTGGTGACCTTGGCCGAGATCAAAGCACAGAATTTGCATCTGACGATGCCGCCTGTTGAGATCGAACACGAGGTCAATGATGGTGACATCCTTCGCGTCGGAAAGCTCGAACTTGAAGTTTGGCACACGCCCGGCCATACGAATAGCCAATTAGCGTTTCGCCATGGTGATTTGTTACTCAGCGGTGACAATATCTACCGCGACGGGTGTATTGGTGCGATTGCGGCACATCACGGTAGCGACATCAAGGCGTTCATTCAATCACTCGAACGGATTCGCGATAGCGATGTGAAATGGCTTGCACCAAGTCATGGCCCGATCTTTGCGAAGGATAACGATTTTCTCAACCGAACCATCGATCGTGTTCGTGGTTATTTACAGATGGCCGACTTTGGAACACTCGCTGAAAGTTGGCCGCTGATGGACCAATGGGATGATGAGGTTGCCAAAGGTATCTTGCCGGAAGGGCTCGCTGGCTCGTAA
- a CDS encoding NAD-dependent epimerase/dehydratase family protein, with translation MPSKSETSLEPTHSEPSDFDSSVLIFGCGYLGQIYGRLATQTGGQVYATTRVTSRRRRLEEQGFQPVVADWTDRRSLKRLPKVGRVLVAVSYDSDCGMSRYDSQVGGFRNLLSVIDDNVNVCYISTTGVYHQTDGRWVDERSPTRPTRVGGKVHLEAESMLHRFRPNSAWTILRLAGIYGPDRVPRIASVVEGRPIASDKDGFLNLIHVHDAARAVHSTWENAKRRVYAVCDDQPMRRAEFYREIARQTHAPNPTFVPPSAESSRSQRSESNKRIWNRRLKNDLLNKLDYPTYREGLAQILAFESRI, from the coding sequence TTGCCTAGCAAATCCGAAACATCGCTAGAACCGACTCATTCGGAGCCCAGCGACTTCGATTCGAGCGTTCTGATATTTGGCTGTGGGTATTTAGGGCAGATATATGGTCGATTAGCGACCCAGACGGGAGGGCAAGTCTACGCAACCACGCGTGTTACGTCGCGGAGGCGGCGTCTCGAAGAGCAGGGTTTTCAGCCTGTTGTCGCGGATTGGACCGACCGTAGATCCCTCAAGCGGTTGCCCAAAGTCGGCCGGGTTTTGGTCGCTGTCAGTTACGATTCCGATTGCGGTATGTCGCGCTATGATTCCCAGGTTGGTGGGTTTCGTAATTTACTAAGTGTGATCGATGACAACGTGAATGTTTGTTACATCTCGACCACCGGCGTGTACCACCAGACCGATGGTCGCTGGGTTGATGAGCGGTCACCGACTCGTCCAACTCGAGTAGGGGGAAAAGTACATTTGGAAGCCGAGTCCATGCTACATCGTTTCCGCCCGAATTCCGCTTGGACGATTTTGCGTTTGGCCGGGATTTATGGACCGGACCGAGTTCCGAGAATTGCTTCCGTGGTTGAGGGACGGCCGATCGCGTCCGACAAGGACGGTTTCTTGAATCTGATTCACGTCCATGACGCAGCTCGAGCGGTCCATTCGACATGGGAAAATGCCAAGCGGCGCGTCTACGCGGTCTGTGATGATCAGCCGATGCGGCGAGCCGAATTTTACCGCGAAATCGCACGTCAAACCCACGCCCCGAATCCCACTTTTGTGCCCCCCTCCGCTGAATCGAGTCGTAGCCAGCGTTCGGAAAGCAACAAGAGAATTTGGAATCGGCGCTTAAAGAACGATCTACTCAACAAGCTGGACTACCCCACCTATCGTGAAGGATTGGCCCAAATATTGGCGTTCGAATCCAGAATTTAG